Within Kutzneria chonburiensis, the genomic segment CCAGGAGTCGACCAGGCGCTGCGCGACCTGCTGCGGAAACGGCTGCCCGACGGTACCGCCGTCCTGCTCGCGGCGCAGACGGATTTGGGCGCAGACGACAAGCAGACCGCAGTCTCGCTGACCCTGTTCGGTCTGCGGGACGACGCGCAGGGCCGGTCGGCCGGCCGTGACGACGTGCGGGGCGCGGACGGCCGGCTGCTCGGCCGGCAGGCGCCGACCCGTCGCTACGAACTGTCCTATGTGGTGCAGGCGCACGCCGCCGACCCGGAGACCGAGCACGAGCTGCTCGGGCAGGCGCTGATCGCGCTGACCGACGAGGACACCGGCCTCGACGTGAAACTGGGCGCGTCGATGCCGTGCGAGCTGGGTTTCCCGCCGCGGGCGTCGTTCGTCGTGACGGTCAACGCGGCCTACACGCCGCCGCTGGACACCGAGCTGGCGCCGCCGGCCGACGGCGTGCACCTGGGTGTGGCCAACACCGTGCGGCCCATGGTCGCGCCGACGAGCGGTCAGAAGAAGCAGTGGCCGCGCCGGCGGATCGAGGAGACGTCATGAGTTTCGGGGCCAAGCAAGGCGACCAGGTCGTCGGCACGGACACGCACATCGTGATGATCCCGTCGCCCGGCGGCCCGGTGCCGACGCCGCTGCCGCACCCGTTCGCCGGCAAGATCACCGGCGGGTGCAGCACCAACGTGATGATCGGCGGCATGC encodes:
- a CDS encoding Pvc16 family protein; amino-acid sequence: MIPGVDQALRDLLRKRLPDGTAVLLAAQTDLGADDKQTAVSLTLFGLRDDAQGRSAGRDDVRGADGRLLGRQAPTRRYELSYVVQAHAADPETEHELLGQALIALTDEDTGLDVKLGASMPCELGFPPRASFVVTVNAAYTPPLDTELAPPADGVHLGVANTVRPMVAPTSGQKKQWPRRRIEETS